In Felis catus isolate Fca126 chromosome A2, F.catus_Fca126_mat1.0, whole genome shotgun sequence, the following proteins share a genomic window:
- the TSPAN13 gene encoding tetraspanin-13 produces the protein MVCGGFACSKNCLCALNLLYTLVSLLLIGIAAWGIGFGLISSLRVVGVVIAVGIFLFLIALVGLIGAVKHHQVLLFFYMIILLLVFVVQFSVSCACLALNEEQQGQLLEVGWNNTASARNDIQRNLNCCGFRTYNPNDTCLASCVKSSHPCSLCAPIIGKYAGEVLRFVGGIGLFFSFTEILGVWLTYRYRNQKDPRANPSAFL, from the exons TTGGTTAGTCTGTTGCTAATTGGAATCGCCGCATGGGGCATTGGTTTCGGGCTGATTTCCAGCCTCCGGGTGGTCGGCGTCGTCATTGCAGTGGGCATTTTCCTGTTCCTGATTGCCTTGGTGGGGCTGATTGGAGCTGTAAAACACCATCAGGTGTTgctttttttt TACATGATTATTCTCTTACTCGTATTCGTTGTTCAGTTTTCTGTATCATGTGCTTGCTTAGCCCTGAACGAGGAGCAACAG GGTCAGCTTCTCGAAGTTGGTTGGAACAATACAGCAAGTGCTCGAAATGACATCCAGAGAAATTTAAATTGCTGTGGGTTTCGAACTTATAACCCAAATGACACCTGTCTGGCT AGCTGTGTCAAAAGCAGCCACCCATGTTCACTGTGTGCTCCAATAATAGGAAAATATGCTGGAGAGGTTTTGAGATTTGTGGGTGGCATTGGCCTCTTCTTCAGCTTCACAGAG aTCCTGGGTGTTTGGCTGACCTACAGATACAGGAACCAGAAAGATCCTCGTGCTAATCCTAGTGCATTCCTTTGA